The segment GCTCTGCTTTGTGCAGAGCTTTTTTTATGGAGAAACCTATGAGAAAAATATCACAAGAAGGATTAGCACTGATTAAACAATGGGAAGGCTTGCGTCTTAACGCCTATAAAGATGCCATTGGGGTGTGGACCATTGGTTATGGGCATACAAATTCTGCTGGAAAACCCTTTGTTCATAAGGGCATGACAATCACTGAAGAACAAGCCGAAAATGTTCTTTGCCATGATTTGCAACAATTTGAGAATGCTGTTGAACGCGCTGTTCAAGTTTCCTTAACAGACGAACAATTCGCAGCACTCGTATCCTTTTGTTATAATGTAGGAACAGCAGCCTTTTGCAATTCGACACTGTTAAAAAAACTCAATCAAGGTGAATATGAAGCAGTGCCCTCTGAATTACAAAAATGGACCAAAGCGGGTGGAAAGCGCCTTCAAGGTCTCGTCCACCGGCGTACAGCAGAAGCAGGCTTATGGGCAAAAGGGGCTTATGTTTCCTCCAATTATCAACCAGTAGAAACCAAACAACCAACGGGGATTTTCAAAGCGGAAGCCCTTGCCCCAATCATTGGTTCTTTCTCTGGTCTTGGCGGCTTGTTAGCGGGCAATGGTCCTATCCAATGGGCATTAGCAACCATTATGATTTTAGCCGCCTGTGCGGGCCTTTTCTTTGTTACCAAACGCTTTCAGGAGCACAAATTATAGATCTTATGGATGAAGAAATCTGATGCTAACAGGTGCGGCTTTAGCCGCTTTTTTTATAGCTTTAGAAAAAGCTTTTGTTCTTGGCAAAAAGCAGGAGCACCAACGATAACCGTATCGATAAAGAAACAGCCAACGGGGCAAAGCATAAGCCCTTGCCCAATCATTGGTTCTTTCTCAAGACTTGGCGGCTTGTTAGCAGGCAATGGTCCTATCCAATGGGCATTGGCAACCATTATGATTTTAGCCGCCTGTGCGGGCCTTTTCTTTGTTACCAAACGCTTTCAGGAGCACAAATTATAGATCTTATGGATGAAGAAATCTGATGCTAACAGGTGCGGCTTTAGCCGCTTTTTTTATAGCTTTAGAAAAAGCTTTTGTTCTTGGCAAAAAGCAGGAGCACCAATTATAGCCTTATCGATAAAAAGCAGCAAACGGGGCAAAGCAGAAGCGCTTGCCAAATCATTGGTTCTTTCTCAGGGCTTGGCGGCTTGTTAGCAGGCAATGGTCCTATCCAATGGGCATTGGCAACCATTATGATTTTAGCCGCCTGTGCGGGCCTTTTCTTTGTTACCAAACGCTTTCAGGAGCACAAATTATGATTTTATGGATGAAAAAAAATCTGATGCTAACAGCTGCGGCTTTAGCCGCTTTTTTTATAGCTTTAGCAAAAGCTTTTATTCTTGGCAAAAAGCAGGAACACCAATTATAGCCTTATCGATAAAAAACAGCCAACGGGAATTTTCAAAGCGGAAGCGCTTGCCCCAATCATTGGTTCTTTCTCAGAGCTTGGCGGTTTGTTGACAAACCATGGTCCCACCCAATGGGCATTGGCAACCATCATGGTTTCAACCGCCTGTGCGGGCCTTTTCTTTGTTACCAAACGCTTTCAGGAGCACAAATTATGATTTTATGGATGAAAAAAAATCTGATGCTAACAGGTGCAGCTTTAGCTGCTTTTTTTATGATTTTAGCAAAAGCTTTTGTTCTTGGCAAAAAGCAGGAACACCAATTATAGCCTTATCGATAAAAAACAGCCAACGGGAATTTTCAAAGCGGAAACCCTTGCCCCAATCATTGGTTCTTTCTCAGGGCTTGGCGGTTTGTTGGCTGGCTTTATTGGCAGGCAATGGTCCTATCCAATGGGCATTAGCAACCATTATGATTTTAGCCGCCTGTGCGGGCCTTTTCTTTGTTACCAAACGCTTTCAGGAGCACAAATTATGATTTTATGGATGAAAAAAAATCTGATGCTAACAGGTGCGGCTTTAGCCGCTTTTTTTATAGCTTTAGAAAAAGCTTTTGTTCTTGGCAAAAAGACTGAACAACAAAAGCAAACAGAGAAAACTTTAAAGACAGCAACAACACGGCTTGAGGTAGAAAATGAAATTAATCAAAAAAGTGATGCTGATGTACGTGCTGATCTCTCTCACTGGTTGCGCGACAAATAAAGTTGCTTCTTCTTGTGTGGGTTGGTTGCCGATATATTTGGAGCGCCAAGATTTGAACGCCATCAGTTCAAACTTAGCAAGAGAGATCTTAAAGCACAATAAACAGGGTGAATATTTATGTGGGTGGAAACATGACCAGAAAAAATACTAAAAAAACCACCGAGCTTACAGAAGCAGAAAAAGAAATGCTTCAAGAAATGATCATCACTTATCAAAATGTAAAAATGATGTCTCGTTTTATGAAGTGGATAGCATTCTTTCTCTTTTTGCTGATCCTTGATTTTGCTCGGCTTATGGATGCGATAGACAATGTTTTTGCCCATTTAAAACAATGGTTTTCAAAGCACTAAACACTGATCCCCCAAAAGCATATCTATGATACCGAAAATATTTGAAACGCAAAAAGCCTGAAGTGAGAAAACCATTTTTGAAGAGTTGAATGCTTTTATCTCCATTCTATTATACGTCATTTTGTGCTTAAATATGCCATAAATAAGCTTCTTTATTATTTTATTTTAGTAATTAATATTAACTATAGATTTTTTAATTGAAACATGTATAATACGTTTCGTGTTTGAAATAGAGGGATTTTCATGAATAAAAAATATTTAGTAACAGCGTCGATTTTGAGTTTACTTGCAACTTCAACGGTGCAAGCGGCAGATAGCATCATTCATCAAGAGCACAAACCAACTGTTTCAGTTCTCCAAGGAGCAAAACAAACTGTTTCACCGGTTGTAGTTGCTTCACCTTTTTCTTGGAGCGGTTCTTATCTTGGAGGACAAATTGGTGGTTTTTCCAGTCGTAATACTTTAAATTACGCTGAAGATGCAAAAACGGGTAAATGGGCTTGGGTTGACAAATCTTTATCACCTAAACTATCAGGATTCGTCGCTGGTCTTTATGCGGGTTCTAATCTTGATTTGGGCAATAACTTCATTTTAGGTGTTGATACAGATATGGTCTGGTCTGGTAAAAAAGACACCGAAAAGGGTAAAGAGAAAAGGATTTTAGATGACGATGCGCTAGCTTCAATCAACGCAGTTTTTAAAGAAGCAGAACTTCCTATTAAAAGACCTGGGGCTCCTGATGAAACAATCCCCAATATTGGTGATATTGTTGAGAGCAGTGTAACTTTAAAAGAAAAGTGGACTGGTGCAACGCGTGTCCGCATTGGTTTTGCTTCAGGTTGCGTGATGCCGTATGTTGCTGGTGGTATAGCCTATGGACAGATGCAATATATCATGTCCATTTTGTCAAAATCGCAAGAAGATCCTACTTTTGTGTTTGCTTCTGGCGATGTATTGGATGAAAGCAAAACCATGATTGGCTACACATTAGGTGGTGGTATTGATCTTGCAATGACAAATAATATTATCATGCGTGCAGAATATCGTTATTCGGATTTTGGTAAAACAAAATTCGCCGATGATAAGCTTGAAATAAGTTCCAAAACCAATAATTTCCGTATTGGTATCGGTTATAAATTTAATTAATTGCAAAATTAAAGAAGAGAGAACTCCACAAAAACCCTGTCTTTGACGGGGTTTTTTATTTATTGATTGCAAAATATTGTTCTTAAATATTGGCAAAGAGTCCAGCATATCGCCTAGACACTCGATTGCTCGATTGCTCGATTGCTCGATTGCTCGATTGCTCGATTGCTCGATTGCTCGATTGCTCGATTGCTCGATTGCTCGATTGCTCGATTGCTCGATTGCTCGATTGCTCGATTGCTCGATTGCTCGATTGCTCGATTGCTCGATTGCTCGATTGCTCGATTGCTCGATTGCTCGATTGCTCGATTGCTCGATTGCTCGATTGCTCGATTGCTCGATTGCTCGATTGCTCGATTGCTCGATTGCTCGATTGCTCGATTGCTCGATTGCTCGATTGCTCGATTGCTCGATTGCTCGATTGCTCGATTGCTCGATTGCTCGATTGCTCGATTGCTCGATTGCTCGATTGCTCGATTGCTCGATTGCTCGATTGCTCGATTGCTCGATTGCTCGATTGCTCGATTGCTCGATTGCTCGATTGCTCGATTGCTCGATTGCTCGATTGCTCGATTGCTCGATTGCTCGATTGCTCGATTGCTCGATTGCTCGATTGCTCGATTGCTCGATTGCTCGAGTGCTCGATTGCTCGATTGCTCGATTGCTCGATTGCTCGATTGCTCGATTGCTCGATTGCTCGATTGCTCGATTGCTCGATTGCTCGATTGCTCGATTGCTCGATTGCTCGATTGCTCGATTGCTCGATTGCTCGATTGCTCGATTGCTCGATTGCTCGATTGAAAAAAGTAGCTATTTTAAAATTTTGTCAAGCTCTTACTGAGATGCAACACAGTAATGCACAGTAAAAAAAGAGAGTACCCGTTAAAAAGGTGTCTATTATCACTTTTTAAAAATTCATTTTCCTATAGCATTTCGCGAGAAAAGTTTTCAAATAGATGCATAACAACAATTTCATAAATTGCAAAATGTATAAATATTGTTTTTATTTTCGCTCTTATAAGCGTGAGGCAAAATTATAAAAAAATAAGGAGGCTACAACGTTTTCTCTATTTTTCCGGTTTCAAAAAGAAATCTTGGTATAATTGCGCATCTATCCCCGCTTCACCGAACAAGAGGAGAACAAGAAATGGAGCAATCTTACACAAAGCCATAGATGATTCTATTTTATGATTTTTATTGTTATCCTCCCTTTTAAGGATAAAATTTTCTAATAACCAGCATGACCATCAATCTGTCATTCGATGCATCTTTTTAGTAACAGAGAGGTTTCAGCTGTTGCCCCTTATGCTTCACGCGAGAGACAAACTGGATGCGAGATCTTGAACATCCTCTGCCAATAGACAAAACATCTTCTTCAAATGGATAATTGCCTGCCTTTGATGCAAAAGAAACTGCAATCACACAAAAGAGGCTTTTATAGACGAAAGAGATCTTACATCACTGCTCTGAAGAACCCTATTTACGCTTCAAGATAAGCGAATGAAACATCAATCTGTCATTTGATGCCTCTTTTTGCAACAGAGAGGTTTCAGCTGTTGCCCCTTATGCTTCACGCGAGAGACAAACTGGATGCGAGATCTTAAACATCCCCTGCCAATAGACAAAACATCTTCTTCAAATGGATAATTGCCTGCCTTTTTGATGCAAAAGAAACTACAATCACACAAAGAGAGCTTGTTAGACGAAAGAGATCTTACATCACTGCTCTGAAGAACCCTATTTACGCTTCAAGGTCAGCGAGTGAAATAGTGAAAGTGTTCAAAGGAAAGTGAGTGAAAGTGAAGAGAGAACGCACAGAAACCGTATGGAGAAGAGAAGGATAGATGGGATGGTGCGGGTGGTCGGACTCGAACCGACACTCCTCTCGGAACCAGATTTTGAGTCTGGCGCGTCTACCAGTTCCACCACACCCGCACATTGTCGTTCCACACATTACATTATTCGTAAAGAACGACCATGATAAAAAATATGTTATAAAAACATCTTTCCTAAAGGACAGACTGGCCCATTATCTTTCTGCACTACATGAAGAAGGATAGATTCGTCAACACTATACTTATGTTTTTTAAAGAATTCGTATTATTTTGTACTGTACATTTTTATCTATTCGCTCCATTTCGTTTTTGGAGAATTATTTGTAAAGTCTTTACCTCTAGGAGCTATGAGAGGTCTCATGATATTGAACAGATTAAAGCTTTGGACGATTTCTTTAGCAAATCGGCGTACAGCACCACACTGGCTTGGGTTCATTGCTTTTATTGAAAGTTCTGTTTTTCCCATACCGATAGATGTCTTGTATATTCCAATGACCCTTGTCCAACCCAAACGGGCTTACTACTATGCCCTTATTGCAACGATCTGTTCTGTTTTAGGGGGAATCGCTGGTTGGTTTATTGGGCATTTTGCCTATGATACACTCGCCAAACCGATTTTAGAGTTCTACGGACAAGTTGAAAATTTTCAAGCACTAAAAAGCGATGCAACATTGCAATTTCTCATTATTTTACTGATCACTTCAGGTTTTTTTCATCTTCCTCCTATTAAGATCGTGACGATTTTGGCAGGTGTTATAGGTGTGCATCTTGAAATTTTTGTTATCACCTGTATCTTTGCTAGAGGAGCACGTTTTTATCTTATTGCTTGGCTCATTCAACGCTTTGGACAACGAGCAATGGATTTTTTTCTGCGCCATTTCAAATGGATTATCCTGATCTGTTGTGTTACCCTACTTTTTGTTTATGGAGCTTTCATAGTTTTTGTAAACAAGCACCTTTTATCTTAAGAGGCATGCTCAATGGCACATATTTTGCACAAGCACTTTTATCTTGAACCAAGCAAAAGAGAACTCAGTTTATGGGCTTTTTTTCTCGCCTTTTGCCTCTCTGCTACGATAGGTTTAGCCCTTTGTTTTGAACATATTGGCGGGTACCTGCCTTGTGATTTATGCCTGATTGAACGTCTTCCCTATTATAGTGCTCTGCCGTTTTTGCTTTTAGCAGGTTTTGGAGCCTGGTTTTTTCGCATATCTTCTTGGATACAGCTGTTATTTTTATGCGTTTTTATCCTCATGACGATCAGCCTTGTTCTAGCGGTATATCATACGGGTGTTGAATATGGCTTTTGGCCAGCACCAGCCAGCTGCAGTATAAATGTAATAAAGAAAACCACAGATGTTAACCAGCTTTTCAATCAATTGAACAATATCCATCCCCCTTCTTGTTCTGAAGCACCGATACGCTTTCTTTTTCTCTCCTTTGCCGGTTGGAATGTTGTTGCAAGCCTCATCTACATGCTTGCAAGCCTTTACATTTCTTCAAAAGGGCTGCTTTCCAAGTGATAAAAAGCCTAATCATAAAAGAACAAAAAACCACGTGCATGGATATTTTTTCACCCCTCTTTTGAACACACCACGACCCCATACCTCAGCATCCGTCCTATAACACTAACATTCTTCCTCTAGCCTCGAGCAAAAAGAAAAACTAAGCCGATACATCCATTTTATTGTTTGGCACTCTGCACTTATAAAAAACATTTTGATAAAAATAGACAATAGAAAAGCTGTAAAGTTAAGTGAAGAGATCGATAAACAAGAAAAATAAAGCACCGATACTTTTTCTCTGCTTTGCCGGTTGAAATATTATTACAAACCGGCACCATTCTATTCTTTATAAGCCTCCAATGTTACAACACCTCTTGGTATTTAGACGATTCATGAAAAGCATTTTACTTCTTTCTTTAGGATTTTTACCCATATGCCACCCCCGTTTGTGACGTGCAAATAAGCGATTTTTCTCGATTCAAAATAAGATGAGAGAGTCTTACAATATTGAAGGCTATGATACATTTGATGCTATAACACGCGTTGAAAGTCATTATTTATCTTTATAAATCAATGCATTATTACTAAACCCATCTCCATGCTTGCAAACCTTTACATTGCTTCAAAAGGTCTGCTTTCCAAATGATAAAAAACTCTCATCACCAAAAAAACAAAAAACCGTACACATGCGTGCTTACCATCCCCCTTTTTCCAGCTCGCCACGACCTCATACCTCAGCATCCGTCCTATAACACCAGCTCTTTCCCCTAACCTCGAGCGAAAAAGAAAAATAAACAGATACATCCATTTTATTGGTTACGCTCTCTGTACTTATAAAAAACATTTTGATACAAACCGGCAACAGAAAAGCTGTAAAATAAGTGAGTGAGGGGACCGATAAACATGAATGGTTTGCCATGGCTGAGGATAAGAACACAGCACCCCCTACCCTATCACCTCTTTCCTTAGATATAAGTCGACTTGAAGAGCCCTGTGTTATGATGGAACATGATCATAATGCATGGCGCGAACATATAAAAGGAAGAGGAGGAGACTTAAATGCTCCTTACCAAAAACCCCCCCATATAAAACCTCGAATCAAATCGGCACCCCGCATTAGGCAAGTTTTTTGGTGTGACTTTCCTCATGATTCGATCCTTCCTGAATTTTGGAAAAAACGACCTGTTTTAGTGCTTTCTAAGAATGCAAAGTTATATGGCAATGTAACAGTTTTACCTTTTTCCACGAAATCACAACCCAATAATCCGGCTGCCTATCCGCTACAATCTCCCATAGAGAATAAAAAAGCGTGGATTATCTGCAATTATGTCACAACAGTTTCCGTCAGCCGTTTAAGTTGTTCACGTAGCGTTCCAAGATTATCCAGTGAAGAATTTCATAAAATTGTCGCTCTGATGCTCAAACATTTACCGCGTTTACATCATTGACTTTTACGAAGAACAAGTGTATATAAAATAGCATATACGGCATCAGTAATGGTGGCCGCTTCTCCGCAAGGAGAGATAGGAACGGAGGAGTGGGTAACCACTCCTTTCGTCATTTAAGATGCCTTTTTCAATCTTACTGAGAGAGCCAGTTAGAAGGAGTTACAAGGCTGTGTTTGCGATACTTGCAATATACATGTGCAATCTCCTCTTTTTTTTCCTGTTTCAAAGCATCTAGAAATTGCGTGCGTGGAGCAGTATCGATGTTTTTACGGCAATATTTTTCGCTTATTCTTCTCATCAAGTTCAACCAAAAACACTCTCTTAAAGCTTCATAAAACATCTTTTTATAATATGCTTTGTCGACGTGTTCTTTTGATAGAATCCTTTATTCTTCACACCTCCTTTGACCAACCCAGCACCATCATACTCTTTCCCCCCCATCATACTCTTTACCCACCCTAATGTTGCGACAAATCTTGCCCCAAGACGATTCACAAGACAATTCATAGGCTGTCTTTTTCCTCCTTTCTTTAGAGTTTTCTACCCACACACCAGCCTCGCTTATGACATGCAAATAAATGATTATGAGTGATACAAAATGAGAGGATTTGAGATGAGAGAATCTTACAATATTCGAGGGGCTAATTCAACATGCAGAATGATTAATTATCGTTATAAATCAATATCTTGACAGAAAAAAGCAGAAAAAGAAAGTACATCTCTCATGGAGAAAGAGAGCGCCCGAAATCATCTTTGCTATAGATAGCTTTATACGCAAGCATTTTATAGGCGGATATTGTTGTTGTTTAAGAGAGCAAGTGCGTTGTTTTGACAAGAAATTCGTTTGAAGATGGTGTTAAGTTGCCCTTCTCCTCTGTTCCGGTCTCTCGATGACAAAGGTTTCTTGGAAAAAGTTTTTAGAAATGTTTTTGGAAAAATTGTTTTGAAAAAAGTGACAGAAAGTTTTGTTTTTTTGTTGAGTTGATGCTGTTGGTTGAAAATATTTTCCTTTATGAAATGCTTCGCTTTTAAAATGAGGCTTTGTCGGTGTTATAGCAACATGATAGGTGATGACAGTTTGCTCGAAGCACAAAACGCCACCCAATTGCCAATTCACGGGCTTTTTTTAAGAGATATTTCTTAAAGCCTCCAAGCCCATTTCACAACGCCGCCCGTAAATGGTATAGCGTAAAAACTATTGAGCACCACCATCCTTACGCTTATGAAGATACAAGCCGACATCATCATTACTCTTTACCCACCCCCAATATTGCGCCAACCCTTGGTATTGAGACTCTTCATAAGAGACATTTTTATTCCTTTCTTTAGAGTTTTTTCCTCACGCGCTCTACTTGTGACGTGCAAGTACGTAAGATGAGATGAGATGAGATGAGATGAGATGAGATGAGATGAGATGAGATGAGATGAGATGAGATGAGATGAGATGAGATGAGATGAGATGAGATGAGATGAGATGAGATGAGATGAGATGAGATGAGATGAGATGAGATGAGATGAGATGAGATGATATGAGATGAGATGAGATGAGATGAGATGAGATGAGATGAGATGAGATGAGATGAGATGAGATGAGATGAGATGAGATGAGATGAGATGAGATGAGATGAGATGAGATGAGATGAGATGAGATGAGATGAGATGAGATGAGATGAGATGAGATGAGATTAGATGAGATGAGATGAGATGAGATGAGATGAGATGAGATGAGATGAGATGAGATGAGATGAGATGAGATGAGATGAGATGAGATGAGATGAGATGAGATGAGATAATTTTACAATATTCAGGGGTATAATGCAAGTAAAAAATTATTTTTACCTTTATAAATCAATATATTACAGCACCACATCTCCACATTCCATACTGTCTCCACATCCCTCTTCTCCCCATAAAATGCTTCAGTCATCCCTCTAGGAAGTCTTAAACACGTTATCCCCTTATAGACGTCCTTGGCATAGCTTTCTCAAATCATTTACTCGAATCATTTTTCGCCAAACGTCTTGCATTTTGCTACCATTTTTTCTTTAAGCATTGTTCTTACCAGCTTATTTTCTCTTCTTTTGTTTTCTCTTTTTTGAGCTGTTTTTTCTTTCTCTTTACGCACCAACCTTTTTCTTATCTCAACACGAACCTTCCGCAGTTTTAAAATTTTAGATTGACTTTCATTTTTTTCATCCTATATTTTTAGAATTATTCTAAAGTGCAAAGGAACAGAAAATGTTGAAATCGTTTTTTTCATTTGTACAACGTAAAGCTCTGTTCTTTCGTTCGGCACAAAGGATGGTGATTCGCACGCTTAAAGCAAAAGAAAAACGTGCAGCCCTCTATTTAAAATATGCCAAAGCACTCAAGCCTTATTCCTCTGAACAAGCAGCGATTTTTACAGCAATGGGCATGCATGAACTTGAAAACTATAAGCAGCTTCTTTGTCTTTCTTGTAGCAATCGAGCAAGAGCAGTAGGTCCGCTGTGTGAACATCCTGCGCTTATAACCAACAAATACCGGCAAGCAGCGCCTCAAAGAGCAACCATTACCGATAAAGGCACGAAAAAAGAGACAAAGAAGGCATCAAAAACGCATAGACAAATCCTTTTAACGTGGATTCAGCCTGGTCTTGCCGGTTTAATGGATGGCTCCGTTTCTACTCTTGCCCCTATTTTTGCTGCTGCTTTTGCCACGGGAGATACGCATCAAACTTTTCTCATAGGGCTTTCTGCCTCCATTGGTGCAGGTCTATCGATGGGTTTCACAGAGGCTGTCCATGATGATGGCAAATTATCGGGTCGCGGTTCCCCTCTTAAAAGAGGTCTTGCGAACGGCATTATGACAACACTTGGGGGATTAGGTCACACGCTTCCTTATTTAATCCACTCTTTTTACATTGCGACCGTTATTGCCTTTATCGTTGTTTTTTTCGAACTCTGGGCGATTGTGTGGATTCAAAACAGATTTATGTCGACACCTTTTTGGCGTGCATCCTTACAGGTTATCATTGGTGGAGCCCTTGTTTTTGCGACGGGTATCTTCATTGGCAGTATTTAAAACGGGCACCATGGAAAATAAACGTTTACCATGGACAACAAGCAGCGAAAACCATTTCTCCATCTCTCAGTTTTTCGCTGCTTGTTTCACAAGGAAACTTTTGTTAGAATTGTGTTTGTTTTTTATATTCTGGAGATGCTTTGGCCATGCCTTCCACGCACCTGAACAACCAAACGAGTCCCTCTTCCTCGAAGATGGTTCTTCCTTCATCACCACAAATCAGCTTATCGATCCAACGCCTTGAACATAGCCAAGGTTTAGAACTTCCGCACTATGCCACAGCTGGTTCTGCAGGGCTCGATCTGCGAGCAGCACTTGGTGAAGAAGAAACGGTGGTTCTTGCACCGGGGCAACGGGCACTGATTCCAACAGGTCTCATCTTTCATCTCCAGCCCGGTTTTGAAGCGCAAATACGCCCACGCTCTGGTTTAGCCCTAAAGCATGGCATCACATGCTTAAACACACCTGGAACAATTGATAGTGATTACCGTGGTGAGGTAAAAGTTCTCCTCATCAATTTGGGACAAGAAGACTTCTCCATCCAGCGTGGTATGCGCATTGCACAAACGATCATCGCACCGGTTATTCAGGTCAATGTTTCTGAAATGGAGCCATCTGAAGAAGGCAATGCCCATAGCAACGCAGAAAGCCAAGCTCTTACAAGCAGAGGAGCAGGTGGTTTTGGTTCAACAGGGCAAATTTAAACAACATTGCCTTCCACACACCAAAACGCTTCAAAGAGTCCTTCTTTCTCAAAGATGGTTCCTCCTTCATCACCATAAATCCG is part of the Bartonella machadoae genome and harbors:
- a CDS encoding lysozyme, with the protein product MRKISQEGLALIKQWEGLRLNAYKDAIGVWTIGYGHTNSAGKPFVHKGMTITEEQAENVLCHDLQQFENAVERAVQVSLTDEQFAALVSFCYNVGTAAFCNSTLLKKLNQGEYEAVPSELQKWTKAGGKRLQGLVHRRTAEAGLWAKGAYVSSNYQPVETKQPTGIFKAEALAPIIGSFSGLGGLLAGNGPIQWALATIMILAACAGLFFVTKRFQEHKL
- a CDS encoding outer membrane protein, yielding MNKKYLVTASILSLLATSTVQAADSIIHQEHKPTVSVLQGAKQTVSPVVVASPFSWSGSYLGGQIGGFSSRNTLNYAEDAKTGKWAWVDKSLSPKLSGFVAGLYAGSNLDLGNNFILGVDTDMVWSGKKDTEKGKEKRILDDDALASINAVFKEAELPIKRPGAPDETIPNIGDIVESSVTLKEKWTGATRVRIGFASGCVMPYVAGGIAYGQMQYIMSILSKSQEDPTFVFASGDVLDESKTMIGYTLGGGIDLAMTNNIIMRAEYRYSDFGKTKFADDKLEISSKTNNFRIGIGYKFN
- a CDS encoding YqaA family protein, with translation MILNRLKLWTISLANRRTAPHWLGFIAFIESSVFPIPIDVLYIPMTLVQPKRAYYYALIATICSVLGGIAGWFIGHFAYDTLAKPILEFYGQVENFQALKSDATLQFLIILLITSGFFHLPPIKIVTILAGVIGVHLEIFVITCIFARGARFYLIAWLIQRFGQRAMDFFLRHFKWIILICCVTLLFVYGAFIVFVNKHLLS
- a CDS encoding disulfide bond formation protein B; the encoded protein is MAHILHKHFYLEPSKRELSLWAFFLAFCLSATIGLALCFEHIGGYLPCDLCLIERLPYYSALPFLLLAGFGAWFFRISSWIQLLFLCVFILMTISLVLAVYHTGVEYGFWPAPASCSINVIKKTTDVNQLFNQLNNIHPPSCSEAPIRFLFLSFAGWNVVASLIYMLASLYISSKGLLSK
- a CDS encoding type II toxin-antitoxin system PemK/MazF family toxin, which translates into the protein MAEDKNTAPPTLSPLSLDISRLEEPCVMMEHDHNAWREHIKGRGGDLNAPYQKPPHIKPRIKSAPRIRQVFWCDFPHDSILPEFWKKRPVLVLSKNAKLYGNVTVLPFSTKSQPNNPAAYPLQSPIENKKAWIICNYVTTVSVSRLSCSRSVPRLSSEEFHKIVALMLKHLPRLHH
- a CDS encoding VIT1/CCC1 transporter family protein — encoded protein: MLKSFFSFVQRKALFFRSAQRMVIRTLKAKEKRAALYLKYAKALKPYSSEQAAIFTAMGMHELENYKQLLCLSCSNRARAVGPLCEHPALITNKYRQAAPQRATITDKGTKKETKKASKTHRQILLTWIQPGLAGLMDGSVSTLAPIFAAAFATGDTHQTFLIGLSASIGAGLSMGFTEAVHDDGKLSGRGSPLKRGLANGIMTTLGGLGHTLPYLIHSFYIATVIAFIVVFFELWAIVWIQNRFMSTPFWRASLQVIIGGALVFATGIFIGSI
- the dut gene encoding dUTP diphosphatase, with the translated sequence MPSTHLNNQTSPSSSKMVLPSSPQISLSIQRLEHSQGLELPHYATAGSAGLDLRAALGEEETVVLAPGQRALIPTGLIFHLQPGFEAQIRPRSGLALKHGITCLNTPGTIDSDYRGEVKVLLINLGQEDFSIQRGMRIAQTIIAPVIQVNVSEMEPSEEGNAHSNAESQALTSRGAGGFGSTGQI